DNA from Chrysemys picta bellii isolate R12L10 chromosome 13, ASM1138683v2, whole genome shotgun sequence:
TTGCATTATGTGGGGACCATGAACAAACGAGTGAGCAGACAGTTGGTGGGTGGTTCTTGGATAATGGGACTCTTGTATTCACTGGTCAACACTGTCCCTGTGTTAAAGTTACACTTCTGTGGGCCCAATGAAATCAGGCAtttcagctgtgagctccctccGCTACTACAACTATCTTGCACCGTGACCTTGACCAATAAAATAGCTCTTCTTTCTTCTGCTGTGATATTTGGTTTCAGCTCCTTCCTCTTCACCTTGGTCtcctacattcacatcatctccacTATCCTCCGAATACGCTCCTCGGAGGGAAGACGTAAAACCTTCTCTACATGCAGctcccacctcattgtggtgGTTTTATTGTTTGTGACAGCTCTTTCCCAGTACATGAAACCCAGTTCAGTCACTTCCCTGGTTCTAGATGAACTCTTCTCCATCCAGTACAGCATCTTGACCCCCATGTTGAACCCTATCATCTACAGCTTGAAAAATAAAGATATGAAAACTGCTCTGACAAGAACACTAGGGAAAATTCAAGTTTCTCATGCAATGTAACCATTTCTAGGTTTTATCATTTTCaataaaattataatataaatcGAAGAATTGTGGGAACTGCACTATCTAGATATTTTGAGTTCTTTCAACTGGTTGACACTGATACACAATTGGCAATCAATttagtctagatcagggatcagcaacctttggcacgcggcccatcagggaaatccactggcgagctgggatggtttgtttacctgcagcgtctgcaggttcagccgatcgcagctcccactggccacggttcgccgttccgggccaatgggggctgtgggaagtggcacggagcaaaggatgtgctggcttctccttcccacagcccccattggcctggaacagtgggagctgcgatcagccaaatctGTGGATGCTgcgggtaaacaaaccgtcccggcccgccagcggatgtccctgatgggccgcgtgccaaaggttgcttatccctggtctagataaaagCACTCATGCAAACACAGTTTATAGGGCCAAAATGTTAGGTGCGATAAACAGAAGTATCTCAGTTGGCTTCAATTGAACTATTtcaatttacacccgctgaggaccTGGCTCATTATGTTTATATCCATCCTTGATTTATTTCTACTTAAAGCAATGTAAGCTTTGGGGTTGAGTAGCATTAAATTTGAAAATCAACGTGCAAAGAGTCCAAACACTAGGGATTTAGACTGAACTTGAACTGGCATTGAGTATAGTTTGAGCTAAGGCATTCTAGGTAAACCAAAATTTTCACTTGATTTTTAGCCTAGCCACAACTCCACAAGATAAATCAAGCGATATGATTTTACCCTGTATCTACATTAGGAAAAAAGTGTCAAAGTTAGATCGGTTATAACGATTATGTGTTACTCCAGGGCCTTAACCTTAAGACATCCTTCCTAaagggcctaagggagttaggtgctgaaATGTGGCCCTGGATGTTACAGTGAAGAAAGCAGGTGTTAGGAGTATTAGTGATGATAATGTAATATTCAGGCCTGTATATCTGCCTATATTTTGGGTCTTTTTGCCCATTTGACATTTTTATATCCTTAAAGCACTTATATCCTGGTGAACAAAGAATaaagacactgtgtgttacaTCTGCCCACAAGAAGATGAGTTGAAAAGAGATAAGAGATAGAGTTGAAGTGTTGCTGGGTAGAGTGGGAGTTCAATATATGAGCTTACACTTGAAGGACAGTCCTGCCTCAACTCCTCTTCCTAGATAAGATCAAGCAACCAGTCAGAAGGGGTGAAGGGGATAGGGTAGGGGAaggtataagaaacactaaaagccaaagaaatgccttttcctgactgaagcacaacctcactccttaaccccgcatgggatacaaaagaggttcCATATACATTAATGGAGTCAGAGATTCCGAGGTCAGAAGGGgctattgtgatcacctagtcatcctgtagagcacaggccatagaacttccccacaataattcctaggacagatcttttagaaaaaaatcccatcttgatttaaaaattgcccttgatggagaatccaccatgaccttttacAATTGCTACACTGGTTAATTACTTTATTaaattttacaccttatttccaggctgaatttgtctagcttcatcttccagctactggatcatgttagacctttctgtgCTAGATGGaatagcccattattaaatatgtgttgtCCGTGtaaatacttatagactgtaaccaactcatcccttaactttctcttgctTAAACTGAATAGTctgagctcctcgagtctatctctataaggcatattttccgaccctttaatcattttcagggccttatccaatttatcaacatccttcttgaattgtgaacaccagcAACGGACACAGTTTTCCAGCAGCATCCTTAGATACATTCTTATGCTTTATTCAGATAGGGCCTAATCCAACTCACAGAAAAGCTAATGAAATTATTTCCTTTGAGCTATGAATTGCCTGTTGTATGACAGGCTTGAAGCAGAGTCTAGTCTAGTAAGTAGAATCCAGAAGACCTAGGTTCtactcctgggttctggttctgtcacagatctgctgtgtgaccttgggccagtcacttcctctctctgcacctcacttcccctctcaatctttgtctattttgtctatttagattgataAAAATGTGGGATAGAGATTGTCTTTTCCTATGTGTTTCTCCAACACAATAGGGTCCTGTTCTCAACTGGGGCttctagacactactgtaatgcaTGTCATTATAGGCCATGTcctattatatatttgtatagtgcccagcacaatgggatcctgattcTGATGAAGATTTATGGCAATCTCATAGTGCAAAGAATCATAGTTGAAGTAagagagaggagaaccaggctctCCATATAGAGACTTCAAggatttcaggattgggcccaaatgtTGGTCTCTTTTCTCAGTTACTTGGATTGGAATCCAGCTTAGACTCTGATTTGTATCAGTGAAAGTAAGCGTGAGTGAGGACAAAGATGTTGCTCTTTAAAATTTTGCCCCTAGATATTAATAAAGGAAGAATTGATAAGGGAAGGCTCTACAGGTCAAAGATAATTGTTAGCCTTGACTGTTCAGTGGGGCCTAAGTGAGTTAGCCACCTTCAAGAATCCCAGCCTATATGTCCCTTCAGGGCACCAATGGTAGCAGTGTTCTCTAGCAATTATCTTGGAGGCACATgcacccagattcacaaagggacttaggtgccaatAACCCAGTTTTAGGCACTACTGCAAGCCATGAAACCCCACATGGCTGCCGCCCCACTTTGTTGGTGCCTAAACTAActcagcacctacatttttgctgtGAAAGTCCCCTAGGAACTTTAGTTTCTGCTTCTGAGCATATACACTGCTGCATCAAGCAGACACCAGGACTCCAATCTAATGCTTAAGCCTCAGCATGCTGCGCACACCTATCTGGCCTGTGGGTCCCGGTCTGGTAGCacacctaactccacacaaaatagcTGGGAGGACAGAAAAAACATCCTCCTTCATAACCTTTAGTCCAGTGATTAGACAACTCACCCAAGATGTTGGCTATTCCAGTTGAATTCCCCCACTTGGCCTGAGGAGGAGAAGACATTTGAATAAGGGTTCCCCGCCTCTCAGCTGAGTGTTCTACCCACTGGTCTCTGGAATACCCTGGTGTGGctatcttttaatttctcttgTTAAAACTCTTCCACATTGGATATATTATTAAATATGCATTGAGCCAGATAGATGGTGGGAATGATTCTATAGTCCAGTGCTGCATAGTCAACATTAATGTCATTACCCTGTTAATCTTAATCTACTCAGCAATCTAACCTATTGACACTGAACACTCATCTTTATGTTAGGAGTCACAGATCCCATTTAATATTATATATGGTAAAGAGCTTAGGCtaggattttcagaggagcctaagggaattaggcacccaacaGCCATTGAATTTCAATCAGAATTGAGCCTTTGGCTTCATCCGTTATTTTGGAAAACCACAGCATAAACAATTAATGTAAATAACATGAAGGAAAGGTCAGAACTTTATTTAGGATCTTCCTCAATTAACTTTGTATATTCATAGATTTAAagccagaaagaaccattatgatcatcttctCTTATCTGCAGCATAACAGGGACCCAATCATTCCTCACCCAAGCTTAATAACTTCTGCATGATAAAAGtgacctcttaaccttctctttagtaAAATAAATAGATTAGATTCCTTTAGTCTCATGTTATAAATCCAGTTTTCCAGACCTCagttcatttttgtagctcttttctgaagctGGTTGACACCCAAGGAAGATCTGTCCCTTATTGTACACAAACATATGTGGCATTAAGTGTTGGTGAATTAGTGACACAGATTGTTAGGCAGAGTAAACTTCAGGGATCAAGTCCTAAAGGTAACAGAATGTTACGCCATCCATTCTCCTGGTAAAAGTGAGTCCTTTTTGACTAAAATAAAAGAAGGCTCTTATTCATCTCAATCAAGATTAGGTCTCTCTGTCAGATCTACATCCATTCATATCCCTTCGTATTTATCAGGATTTGCCTATTCACAGTTAGGCTAATTTGTTGTGCTTTTTTTAGGGATAGAAGGTCTTGTTACTTGCATGTGTACAAAAGCTGCACGTCAGTTTGAAATCCTCACATGATCTGCACTTGGCAaaaggacctcaggtgagtttagtTTCTTTAACATCTGTGTAATctattgtttctgttttttttaagggACATGATTGTTCCTGCCTTGTGTTTTCTCTGTCATTCATGCCCGTGCAAGGTGAGGGCAAACTGCGTGAGAGGTGATTCCATTCGGATCCAGCAGCATTATACACCCACTCTGCACTCATGCTCTGCTGATATTGAGCACCTCAGGCTCCGAGTATACAGCTTCATacacagctctcactgacttcagctaGATTCACCAGTGCTCAgccactctgaaaatcagactcacAGAACACCAAGCTGGGCACCATGCACTTGTGAATAGTTGTAAATCTGGGCCAATGCCATTGGGTTAATAGATCCCTACGGgacctcccagcactgggaatacATTTTGTCCATTCATATCTAAATCTCTGCATTATTGTGTGGTTTCCCAGACTTCCTGCACTCAGCCTGCCACTTTTAGGTGCATATATTCCATCTCAGGGATCACCAGATGAATGGCAGCTGTGGTCAAAAGAGGCATCCATGCTGTTTCCCCCCAGTCTAAAAGAGAGATGAGGTGTTGGCAGGATGTTCTCTGTGAGAACTCCAAGACCTTATAACTTGCTCCTCACCTTGGACCAAAAGACCACAAATTTTGAGACCTTCCAGGCATGTTCATGAAGACACTGGTTTGAGATGTGATAAAGATATGGAGAGGCAGAGAGGTTGCTGGCTGGCTGACTTCCCGTTGAAAGAATCATTTGATGCTGCTAGGGTTTTACTGTAGTATTAATGATGCCGTTCGGTGGCTGTTGGGtgctgtgatacaggagggccagggagcagtgggaagtggtagaagggaagtatataaaccctaggttaattaaggAATGGTTCCCTGTAGattagggagggttgctacaggttaattggagcacctgtaatcaattaaggccctgttagaaacctaataaaaccccctacttcaggcagtcagggggaaggaggaaggagagaggactggagcttgaaGGTGTCCTGTGAGATTTGGAGGAACAGAAAAACGGAGTAacggagaccctgccccagcacgGGAGGGACATTCCCTCCACCAGcgtttaaggactgaaggtaccccacccaagggggaagagggtaagaacctgcaggggttgagaggggctgagactcagagtgaggagcaaacccagacccttcccctgcttcccttctttaccaccttcctgggccactagtggggtcctcggtgccccaagagcaggggtaaggggtggtattttagccccccccaccaccaagaaaagcgcaggacccaccatactatattGACCATCTTGTCACAGTGCCtacatgcttctgaaaatcccactaggctccTAAATGTGTTAAAAAATGTGACCCTTAGGCCCTTGGATAGGTGTTGTTCTTGTTTACATCTGAATCAAATAATTCATCAATAGCTCTGATCAACCCTAGTATCCCATTATCTAGCCCTCCCTGGGAAAGTACTTTATAGTGCCAGGCAAAGAGCTCTGTCAGCttccctgatttcaatgggatttggagacACTTGCAGCATCTAGTACCTTTTAAGAAAGGCTGGAGGTCAAACCAGCTAGAATCTTAGCTTCCCCTTACATGAGAGGTCACCTACACGCACCCAACCATGACTCTATCTTGGCAGCTGATTGGAGCTACTGATCCCCTGAAGGTTTCTTTCTGGAGTCACGCACACAGAGAGCTGGCAAGAAGGAAGCCAAGCAGTGGAACATGAGCTAGGACAAAGATATTTGATAGTGCTATTTCCTTGCTTTGCCATGCATCAGCTGATTATCAAGAGAAATGATATGGTGTCATTAATGGGATTATTAAAGGGTGCTAAAGGCTTTAGGCGCACAACTTCCTTTGacattcagtgggagctgggcacctatCTCCCTTCTGCTTTTTAAGGAATCCCAGACTCCTTGCCCACTTCTCCAGATTTCTTCCTTTTTAGACATGCATCAGTTTCAGCCGGGGCCCCCAAAGCACTTGGAGCTCTAGCTGATAGCAGAACAATAGGGATTCAAGTCTGTTGCGCTGAGGAGTCTGCATTCTGATCTGCCGGCAAAAATACATTAGGATTAAAAAATAAGTTGTAGCTTCTCATCTTTGGAAAAAAGCCACAAGGTATTATGAAGAAATAGCTTTCTAGGCAGCCAGAATAGATTTCCAGAATAGATCAGACCAATAATCTATCATTTCCTCTCTATGATATAGGCCAATAATAGATGCCTCAGATGAAGGTGGGAGAAAATCTTAATTCTGTAATTATCAAAGAACCTGCACACTGGGAAAATTTAACTCTAGCCTCCATCAGTCAGAGGTTTATGTATACTCTGAACCACAAAGGTTTCTGTATCTTCCAGTCTAGGTTCACTTATGATCTGAAGGATTTCTTggccttttttttatatttttatttttttaattcttattggCCACTTATTCATATCGCTGTCAGGTACCTTTCTGAATCTCTCTAGGATCATTGATATCTTGTTGCAAGGAATTCCAATGGAGAATCTGAATCACGGATATTAATTTaaactctctctggcccaatgactattttagtatttatccacagtggaatagtTAGTAGGACAGAGAGATAATgaaagagtgagaatgactctgtagggtcataaaaagaacaggagtacttgtggcaccttagagactaacaaatttattagagcataagctttcgtgtactacagcccacttctttggatggatccgaatgcttatgctctaataaatttgttagtctctaaggtgccacaagtactcctgttctttttgtggatacagactaacacggctgctactctgaaacctgtagggTCATAGTTAGGGCACACATCTGTGTGCCTCCTTTCTAATTATTTATCCAGAATGCAACAGCATCCAGAGGAGAGACTGGGGAAggcctccctcagggaacagatgggcaggatcccctgggagaataacatgaagggcaaaggggtccaggagagctggctgtattttaaagaatgcttattgaggttgcaggaacaaaccatcccgatgtgtagaaagaatagtaaatatggcaggcgaccagcttggctaaacagtgaaatccttgctgatcttaaacgcaaaaaagaagcttacaagaagtggaagattggacaaatgaccagggaggagtataaaaatattgctcaggcgtgcaggagtgaaatcaggaaggccaaatcactcttggagttgcagttagcaagagatgttaagagtaacaagaagggtttcttcaggtatgttagcaacaagaagaaaatcaaggaaagtgtgggccccttactgaatgagggaggcaacctagtgaccgaggatgtggaaaaagctaatgtactcaatgatttttttgcctctgtcttcatgcacaaggtcagctcccagattgctgcactgggcagtacagcatggggagaaggtgaccagccctctgtggagaaagaagtggttcgggactatttagaaaaactggacgtgcacaagtccatggggccggatgcgctgcatccgagggtgctaaaggagttggcgggtgagattgcagagccattagccattatttttgaaaactcatggcgatcgggggaggtcccagatgactggaaaaagggaagaaggaggatccggggaactacaggccagtcagcctcacctcagtccctggaaaaatcatggagcaggtcctcaaggaatcaattatgaaacatttagaggagaggaaagtgatcaggaacagtcagcatggattcacgaaggggaagtcgtgcctgactaacctaattgccttctatgatgagataactggctctgtggatgaggggaaagcagtggatgtgttattccttgactttagcaaagcttttgatacggtctcccacagtattcttgccgccaagttaaagaagtatgggctggatgaatggactgtaaggtggatagaaagctggctagatcgtcgggctcaaagggtagtgatcaatggctccacgtctagttggcagccggtttcaagcggagtgccccaagggtcggtcctggggccggttttgtttaatatctttattaatgatctggaggatggtgtggactgcactctcagcaagtttgcagatgacactaaactaggaggcatggtagatacactagagggtagggatcggatacagagggacctagacaaattagaggattgggccgaaaaaaacctgatgaggttcaacaaggacaagtgcagagtcctgcacttaggacggaagaatcccatgcactgctacagactagggaccgaatggctaggtagcagttctgcagaaaaggacctaggggtcacagtggacgagaagctggataggagtcaacagtgtgctcttgttgccaagaaggctaacggcattttgggctgtataagtaggggcattgccagtagatcgaggaacgtgatcgttcccctttattcgacattggtgaggcctcatctggaatactgtgtccagttttgggccccacactacaagaaggatgtggaaaaattggaaagagtccagcggagggcaacaaaaatgattaggggtctggaacacatgacttatgaggagaggctgagggaactgggattgtttagtctccagaagagaagaatgaggggggatttgatagcagccttcaactacctgaaggggggttccaaagaggatggagctctgctgttctcagtggtggcagatgacagaacaaggagcaatggtctcaagttgcagtgtgggaggtccaggttggatatcaggaaaaactatttcactaggagggtggtgaaacactggaatgcgttacctagggaggtggtggagtctccttccttggaggtttttaaggcccggcatgacaaagccctggctgggatgatttagctgggaattggtcctgctttgagcaggggggtggactagatgacctcttgaggtcccttccaactctgatattctatgattctatgattctatgacatgtgatgttgaccatttgtgttttaaccATTCTAAAGATTTAACTCAGGagctctcaaactgggggttgggacccctcagggggtcgtaaggttattatgtggggagtcgcgagctgtcagcctccaccccaaaccctgcgttgcctccagcatttataatggtgttaaatatatttaaaagtgtgtttaatttataatggggggtggggtcacaCTTAGTGGcttactatgtgaaaggggtcaccagtaaaaagtttgagaatcactgctttaattttttgaatctcaatatctactgtccttaaataattattgtctgattcCACCATTTTCTGATGTCCCCATAATTCCCTttgcaaatttaaacaaaaataaaaattctgagaaatgcttaaaaataaacatgaatattatctgtcaaaaatataaaaaatagaaaTTGCATCCTGCCAAGCCGAGCTATAAGGTGAGCAGGGCACATGCCTCCACCCCCATGCCCGggttttgaatgggacccaatccagCAAGGAGCCACTGAGCACACGTACAAAATGATCTCCCACATGCCCAGCTTTCTACGAGTTTTCCATGAGAACATGTTGACATTGAGGACAGTTATCAATTTTCTGTTATATTTCATACTGATGCTTCTGAATCAAAATTTAGGGTTTTTAGTATTTCAACATTCATATCAATTCAGGGTGAAAACAAATATTGGAATATTGGAATATGCCATGAGATGAAAACtccattttccagccagttcTGTATTTACGGCAATACTCGTGTTGAGGAAAGTACTCACAAATGTCAATATAGGTTCCCTAAAGCAGCTCTTAAGAGAGGCAGAAGAATTCCCACCTCTTCGCCAGATCTCCCTATTTAGAAAACACCattcccttttgttttaaattgttctgTGTAGTGCACTCTGCATAGTGTGCCATTAGAGTTTGCTTCAGTTGTTTGATTTAATTTTCTGTCTTTGATTCCTATTGAATGTatgtgtgtgcaggtgtgtgtgtgtgcatctgctgcccccattggagGGGATGCACcctttcctctgtgtgtgtgtgtgtgtgtgtgtgtgtgctgaaatTCCTGGAGAATGGTTCTGTGGTTATGGCACAGTTTCAGGTATCAGGAGACCTCAGTTCCCATTGCTGGGAATGCTGACTTGCTGTGCTAACCCAGTCTCTTCACCCTTAGTGGGTCACTACCATTTGATGCGTTGCTTTGAGATCCATATATTGAAGGTGCGAAGGGTAtgcaaaatattatatttattattgctCATTTTTATTTCAACTCTGTTGTTTCACAGTAATGTCAATTATTATGAAGCTCTGCGTCAACAAATAACCTTGAAGTAAAACATCAGGGGAAAAGTCTCTTCCTACATTGTAGGAACTTTCGTCTTGCAAACTCTTTATAGCAAGGGGATGAGACAAAGATCCTcaaatggtgtaaatcagtatagctcatTGTACAACCATGGAGCTATTaagatttacactagctgagggaCTGGACCTTGGTGTTCTGTATGCTGAGAGAAACCAATGCATTTAGGATGCTGCTTTGATATTAGGAACAATTTAAACTGTTCTTTAATATTTAGGAAAGAATAACAACATTTGTTTAGTACCCACTGGGCCAAAatcctccactgatttcaacattCTTACATCGGAGATGAAATTGACCCATAATGATTTTCATTCTTCAAAGTGTTTTAACCATGTTGGGCTCAGCACCATCAGTTTACTCATACAGCCAATTTTAGACTGAAGACTCCCAACAGATGGGAAACCAGCATGAATTGGTACAATTCGCATGGACCTATTTGGTGTCTCTAATATTCAGCACCAATGTTTCTTTCTTTGTCACATCTATGGATAAGTCCTTACTTATGTGAgttgtgacttcagtgggaatgctTGCATTAGCATGATTATTCTCATGATGAAGATAcgaatgagatcagaattttgcCCTCATTTGGAAATGTTATTTGGTAAAATATGGCTGTAGAAGAACATTCCCAAAAGGGGAAGAAAACAAGAAAGACTGATTCCTTTTGAAATTTTCatgtagagagagaaaaaaatgtatttgaagaGGAAGAATAGATCCCCTGATGCTGGAAACTGGTATACCTCCATTGCTAGTATAAACTGATATATCTcatttagggggagggatagctcagtggtttgagtattggcctgctaaacccagggctgtgagttcaatccttgaggggaccacttaggaatctggggccaaatcagtacttggtcctgctagtgaaggcagggggctggagtcaatgacctcccaaggtcccttccagtcctagaatctatgaatcagatcTGGATCTGTTGAGATCAGCTGTAGTTCCACCAGTGCCAATGTGGTCAGATCTCCAGCTgatttacattggcatagcttGATTGATGTCAATACAGCTACACCATTTCACATCTGCTGTTGACTGGGCACATTTACATATTTATATACAGAACTTCAGCAAGTTTTAGCTTGAAGGGTCGCAGGAGATGGGAAACCAGTTGCTTGATTTACATCCACGTTTGGTATTCTTCAGGTCTAGCTCCGCTGTCTCTTTCTTTGCCACTCCTATAGTTGACCTGTTCTGAGAGTGACCCTGGAGAGAACCAGACCATCTCTGATGTTTTCatcctggtgggattttcaaaccttAACAAGCTGCAGATTTTTCTGTTTCTAGTGCTTCTTGTCAcctacctggtcaccctattaggGAATCTGCTCGTTATCATCCTGATAAAGCTGAACTCCTCATTCCACACCCTCATGTATTTCTTCCTAGTGAACCTGTCCTTCTTGGAAATCTGCTACACAACGAGCGTGGTCCCTCAGCTGCTGGTTCACTTCCTAGTGGAGCGAAAGACCATCTCCATTGTGGACTGTGCG
Protein-coding regions in this window:
- the LOC135975442 gene encoding olfactory receptor 5V1-like; protein product: MENQTNVNEFILVGLSNYPELQFFLFLVFLVIYLITLVGNMMIMLVIRADPQLQTPMYFFLSRLSFVDICYSSATVPKMLVNFLAKHKTISVNGCLAQMFFILLSAGTEVFVLSAMAYDRYTAICHPLHYVGTMNKRVSRQLVGGSWIMGLLYSLVNTVPVLKLHFCGPNEIRHFSCELPPLLQLSCTVTLTNKIALLSSAVIFGFSSFLFTLVSYIHIISTILRIRSSEGRRKTFSTCSSHLIVVVLLFVTALSQYMKPSSVTSLVLDELFSIQYSILTPMLNPIIYSLKNKDMKTALTRTLGKIQVSHAM